Genomic window (Roseivirga sp. 4D4):
GTTCAAACATTTAGTGAAGATTTGCCGATCGCCTCTAACCGTACCAGAAAAGGACGTGCCTTTAACAGAAGGGTCGAGCTCTACTTTGTGGATGAGAACGGTGAACGCAAGAAATAGACAAAAGAGAAGATTTATCAAAAGGGAGACATCACTGTCTCCCTTTTTTATTTCATGTTAGAAAAGAAGACTAATACTTTCAATTCTTCTTCGATTTCAGAGAACCTATGTTCAATATTGGCCTTGACGTATAATACGGCCCCTTCCTGAACTTCAGTTTCATTTTGACCAGCTACAAATTTTGCCTTACCTGATAGAATATAATAGACCTCATCGTGCTCATGGGGCTGTTGCGTATCTTCTGCACCAGCTGGTAAAACGTACAGCCCAGTTCTCAATTTGTCAACATTCAGAAAGGGCAGATACCTTCTATTACCAGATTTGAGCTCTTTTTCAAGAGAGGCGATATCGTAGAACTTCGAATTCATAGTTTGTTCCTTTGAGGTGGTTTTGGCCAAAAGTTTCAAGGGGTTTGAAGCTAAAACTAACCCAAGAGTGGCAATAAATGATCTTCTATGTGACATACGAATAAGGTTTGATGAGGTATAGTAATAAGCATAACTAAAATTTGACCCTTGGTAAAGCCGTTAGGATTTTCCCTAACCACCTATGCGACCTGACTCAATACGAATTTTCTATAATCTGAAGGCGATTTTCCTGTCCTTTTCTTAAAAGCATTGAGGAAGGACGTTTTGTTGTTAAACCCTGCATCCAGACCAATTGCAATGAGTTTGGCATTTTGGTATTCATTTTTTGACATGAGTGTAATGGCCTCATCTACTCTCAGATCATTAAGGTATTCAGTGAACTTCTGTCTTTTGGCCACATTAATCACTTGGGAGATTGTATGAGGGCTTTGCCCCAAGGCATTAGCCAATTCATTCAGCTTTAAGTCTCCATTTGTAAATAGCTTATCAGTGTACATTAAATCATCAAGCTGTTTCGCAATTATATCGATAGCCTGGTTTGTGAGGGATGATTTTTGATACTTTTCTTGCTTTAACTTGTCTTTGGTGACTATTGGATGCTTGAAACCATGATATCCAATAAAGTAAATGAATACGGTCATACCCATCGAAACCATATAGTCGTGTTGCAATTCTAAGACATTTGTCCATACCAGAACATAATAGGACAACAGGCAGAGTGAATAACCAAAGAATGATAAAGCAACTTGTCTGAACCATTTATTCCCATTTTTCGAATGGACAAAAAATAAGTTGTAAATAGCATAGCCTAATACGTGAAAGGTAGGCAAGGAATTGAATAAGTGGTAAGCTTGGAAATTAGGCTGTATCCAATGAATGGAAAACACCAGTAGGTTGATCAGTAGGAAGGGTAGAAAGTGTAGCCCATAATACTTAGGAAGGGTCTGGTGAAATGAATAATACAGATATAAATAGGCAAGAGGTCCGAATAGTAGGGTAAACCTTAGGATAATTCCGAACACAGGACTTATCCCTGAAACACCAGTCCAATAAGAGACATAGTAGGCAATTGTAATCGTAAAAGCCGACATCAAGAGGGCAAGTAAGTACTGCGCCTTCTTGGTCTTTTCTAAATCTGATCCCTTTAGGAAAAGCATAAAGGAGAGGAAAACGCCCTGAGCAGTTGCAGCGATAAAGAGTACTATCCAAATGTCTAGTTTGGCTTCCATAAATAAGCTTACGTATGCCAACAAGATAAGGATAATGAGGAAAACCTGCTGATCACATATTTGTGTGAGATCGCCTTAAGGGTAAGGTCGAGCACCGCAAGAGTCCACTTAGCTTTGAGGTCTCCGAGAATTTGATCCCTATGCTCTCTATCTCTCTCCTGGCTAGCTCTTCTTTCAGTCTGATAAACTGCTCCTCAATAATGACTTTGTTAGGAGCTACTGAGAATATATTGGGGAACATTTGCTGCTTTTCGGCTAGGGATACTTTAATAAAACTGTCTTCACCGAAAACCTGATAAAGTATCTCAGGTCTTGCTTTGAAGCCTTCCTCATAGAGGATAGCATATTTTTCTCCTACGGGTTGAAAAGCACAATCGAGATGAAGAATATTAGTTTCAGGGCTATCATTTACCTCAAGAGGTAAAGCGTGAACAGATTTATTAGGGAACTGCTGTTTTAGGAATTCATAACCTGCACGATTCGTTCTCTTGCTTATTCCAACAAATACATAGTCGTTGTGCACCAACACATCACCACCCTCGATAAGGGCATCTGGCGGCAATCTCAGGATGTCTGTACTTGGTATGTCACTAAGTAGAGGTTCAATACCTGGAAACTCCTTCTGCCTGACGGGCTCCTTCATATTGGCGACAACAAACTTGTCTTCGATAACAAAGCCTATGTCTCGAGTGAAGATTTGCTCAACACCGACAAGGTTTGTCGGTCGAAGTACTTCTACCCCAACTTCTTTTAGAACACTCGCAAAGCCTTCTAATTCAATGATGATGTCGGCTTCAGTTGGGTAGGTGCCCTTGTCAATGTGTGATTTACTGACAGGGTTAATATCTAGTGGCTCGCCCATATCATTGGCAATACCCAAAATCACAGTTTCTAGAGGGGCTGTCTCGTTAGGAATATAAACTTTCAAACAATCGTTTTTTGAAGATTATTCCAAGTTAATCATTCAACACGCTTCGAGATTGTTTTGTAAATAATTGTTCCGCTAACGATTGAAAAGAGGGCTGCCAAAGCAAATGCTGCTCCAGGGAAGTAGAAGTTTGAACTGGTTGTAAAGTAGAAGAAGATTCCGGTCATAATAAGTGGACCGAAGATATTACCCAGGTTCTGTAAACTAGTAATAGCGCCCATAAATTCACCTTGCTCATTAGCTGGTACTTGCGAAGACATCAAGCCTTGAAGGGTAGGCCCGGCAAGACCGCCCATTACATAAACTGCTAGAAAGGAATAAATCATCCATTCTTGTGAAGCAATCGCAAATAGAATAAAACCGGTAAGGTTACAGGCCAAGCCAATATATACAGTCTTGTTTTGACCGAACTTTTTGACTGCTCTGCCAATTAGTACAGCTTGTACAATGGCGACAAAGAATCCCACGACAGCTAATGATATTCCAATATCTATTTCTTCCCATTCAAACACTTCTTTACCGAAAAAGGACCAGTTACTTTGCACAGAATGACTAGCCACATAAATGATGAAAAAAGCGAGGAAGAGATTCTTCAAAAACGGATACTTGGAAAGGTTTTTTAGTGAACCAACGGGGTTAGCCCTTTTCCAATCAAACTTCCTTCTGTTTTCCTTGCTGAGAGACTCTGGAAGTACAAAAAGACCATAGATAAAGTTAAGTAGGGTAAGACCTGCAGACACAAAGAAAGGAAGCCTGATGTCTACCTGACCTAAAAGCCCACCCAGTACGGGGCCTAGAATAAACCCTAATCCGAAGGCAGCTCCAATCATTCCAAAGTTCTTTGGCCTGTCCTCGGGTGCACTAATATCCGCTACGTAGGCCGAAGCCGTTGAAAAGCTTGCTCCACAAATACCAGCTACTATCCGGGCTCCAAACAACCAGATAATGGTAGGGGCGAAGGCTACTACTATATAGTCGACTGTAAGTCCAAATAGGGCAATTAATATGACTAACCTTCTGCCATACTGATCGCTTAAGCCACCAAGTATTGGAGCGAAAAGGAATTGCATAAAGGCATAGGTGAAGAGTAATAGGCCTCCGGTGAAAGATGCTTCTCCCGCATCAGGTATTCCTAATTCAGCAAGCAGTCCAGGTATGACAGGAATAATTATTCCGATGCCGATCACATCGAGTAATACCGTGAAAAGAATAAAGCCTAATGCAGGGGTACGCTTAGCCATGGTTGATTAAAGAGTTGCTGAAGATAGATAAAACTCTGATTTAAACCTCGGTCTGATTTCCTACAATTAAACCAAGTCCCGCGATGATGGGCCCATAGACAATCAAATATGAATCGCCCATATTAATGACACCAGTATAGGTAAGCACGGTGGCAAGCACGCCAACAATTAAAAGAAACCATCCAACCATTAAATACTCCCTTCTATGGCTTCTGCGAGCTCCCGAAAATGCTTGATTCAACAGATGATCATCGACATACTTGATGATTTGATCAATTTCCTTGGGCTGCAACTCAAAGGCACGAAGTTCCTCTCT
Coding sequences:
- a CDS encoding dimethylarginine dimethylaminohydrolase family protein; this translates as MKVYIPNETAPLETVILGIANDMGEPLDINPVSKSHIDKGTYPTEADIIIELEGFASVLKEVGVEVLRPTNLVGVEQIFTRDIGFVIEDKFVVANMKEPVRQKEFPGIEPLLSDIPSTDILRLPPDALIEGGDVLVHNDYVFVGISKRTNRAGYEFLKQQFPNKSVHALPLEVNDSPETNILHLDCAFQPVGEKYAILYEEGFKARPEILYQVFGEDSFIKVSLAEKQQMFPNIFSVAPNKVIIEEQFIRLKEELARREIESIGIKFSETSKLSGLLRCSTLPLRRSHTNM
- a CDS encoding cupin domain-containing protein, translated to MSHRRSFIATLGLVLASNPLKLLAKTTSKEQTMNSKFYDIASLEKELKSGNRRYLPFLNVDKLRTGLYVLPAGAEDTQQPHEHDEVYYILSGKAKFVAGQNETEVQEGAVLYVKANIEHRFSEIEEELKVLVFFSNMK
- a CDS encoding TCR/Tet family MFS transporter — translated: MAKRTPALGFILFTVLLDVIGIGIIIPVIPGLLAELGIPDAGEASFTGGLLLFTYAFMQFLFAPILGGLSDQYGRRLVILIALFGLTVDYIVVAFAPTIIWLFGARIVAGICGASFSTASAYVADISAPEDRPKNFGMIGAAFGLGFILGPVLGGLLGQVDIRLPFFVSAGLTLLNFIYGLFVLPESLSKENRRKFDWKRANPVGSLKNLSKYPFLKNLFLAFFIIYVASHSVQSNWSFFGKEVFEWEEIDIGISLAVVGFFVAIVQAVLIGRAVKKFGQNKTVYIGLACNLTGFILFAIASQEWMIYSFLAVYVMGGLAGPTLQGLMSSQVPANEQGEFMGAITSLQNLGNIFGPLIMTGIFFYFTTSSNFYFPGAAFALAALFSIVSGTIIYKTISKRVE
- a CDS encoding helix-turn-helix domain-containing protein; its protein translation is MEAKLDIWIVLFIAATAQGVFLSFMLFLKGSDLEKTKKAQYLLALLMSAFTITIAYYVSYWTGVSGISPVFGIILRFTLLFGPLAYLYLYYSFHQTLPKYYGLHFLPFLLINLLVFSIHWIQPNFQAYHLFNSLPTFHVLGYAIYNLFFVHSKNGNKWFRQVALSFFGYSLCLLSYYVLVWTNVLELQHDYMVSMGMTVFIYFIGYHGFKHPIVTKDKLKQEKYQKSSLTNQAIDIIAKQLDDLMYTDKLFTNGDLKLNELANALGQSPHTISQVINVAKRQKFTEYLNDLRVDEAITLMSKNEYQNAKLIAIGLDAGFNNKTSFLNAFKKRTGKSPSDYRKFVLSQVA